The Vitis vinifera cultivar Pinot Noir 40024 chromosome 12, ASM3070453v1 genome has a segment encoding these proteins:
- the LOC132254716 gene encoding uncharacterized protein LOC132254716 translates to MDNESETQVDSSASGRRDPGWKYGCLVNEKDLNTIICIFCDKVTKGGIYRHKQHLVGGYRNAKKCRKCPEHVREEMEEYMSSKKNQKEQMNMGSEYVNEDLFGLEDEDIGEEINSRTNVTNISSGGSNRGGSGGRTFSSKKPRQKGPMDHFFTPNVEMVVQNRRSGKMNQTTINDAYKKEARERACMLITRWMYEVAIPFNAVTYPSFQPMIEAIGQYGVGMKGPTFHEVRVTNLKKELALTKDLMKDHMMEWGKNGCSIMSDGWTDRKERTLVNFLVNCSKGTMFMQSIDASSMIKTGEKMFELLDKWVEQVGEENVIQVITDNHSSYVMAGRLLELKRPHLYWTPCVAHCLDLMLEDIGKLPNIKRTSERAISLNGYIYNRSRLLNIMRRFIGQRELLRPAKTLFATAFITLSRLHEQKNNLRKMFTSSDWSDSKWAKEQKGKTIANIVLMPSFWNTIVFCLKVSGPLVRVLRLVDGEKKAPMGYIYEAMNRAKDAIVRSFNGREVQRNLQHH, encoded by the exons AGTGAAACTCAAGTGGACTCTAGTGCAAGTGGAAGAAGAGATCCGGGGTGGAAATATGGTTGTTTggttaatgaaaaagatttgaatACCATCATATGCATTTTTTGTGATAAAGTAACCAAAGGAGGCATATATAGACACAAACAACATCTTGTTGGTGGatatagaaatgctaaaaagtgtAGAAAATGTCCGGAACATGTTagagaagaaatggaagagtatatgagttccaagaaaaatcaaaaagagcaaatgaatatggggagcgaatatgttaatgaagatttgtttggtttggaagatGAAGATATTGGTGAGGAGATTAATAGTAGAACGAATGTCACCAACATTTCTAGTGGAGGTAGTAACCGAGGAGGAAGTGGTGGTAGAacgttttcttcaaaaaaaccaagacaaaaaggtcCTATGGATCATTTTTTCACTCCTAATGTAGAGATGGTTGTTCAAAATCGAAGGAGTGGAAAGATGAATCAAACTACCATCAATGATGCCTACAAAAAGGAAGcaagagaaagagcttgtatgctTATCACAAGATGGATGTATGAGGTTGCTATTCCATTTAATGCAGTCACATATCCGAGTTTCCAACCAATGATTGAGGCTATTGGCCAATATGGTGTGGGTATGAAGGGACCAACTTTTCATGAGGTAAGAGTTACTAACCTTAAGAAAGAATTGGCTCTcacaaaagatttgatgaaagatCATATGATGGAATGGGGGAaaaatggatgttcaattatgtcggATGGATGGACCGATAGGAAAGAGAGAACTTTGGtaaactttttggttaattgttcaaagggaaccatgttcatgcaatccattgatgcttcttcaatgattaagacgggagaaaagatgtttgagttaCTTGACAAATGGGTAGAGCAAGTTGGTGAGGAGAATGTTATTCAAGTTATAACAGATAATCACTCAAGTTATGTGATGGCAG GGAGGTTGTTAGAATTAAAGCGCCCACATTTGTATTGGACACCATGTGTTGCACATTGCCTTGACTTGATGTTGgaagatattggaaagctaCCAAACATCAAGAGGACATCGGAGAGGGCTATATCACTAAATGGGTATATTTATAATCGCTCAAGGCTACTCAACATAATGAGGCGGTTTATTGGACAAAGGGAATTGCTGAGGCCTGCTAAGACTCTGTTTGCAACTGCTTTCATCACATTATCGCGAttgcatgaacaaaaaaacaatttgaggaAGATGTTTACAAGCTCAGATTGGTCAGATAGTAAATGGGCAAAAGAGCAGAAGGGGAAAACTATAGCCAACATAGTTCTAATGCCTTCATTTTGGAACACTATTGTGTTTTGCTTAAAGGTTTCGGGTCCCCTAGTTCGTGTGCTTCGTTtggttgatggtgaaaaaaaagcTCCTATGGGATACATCTATGAGGCCATGAATAGAGCTAAGGATGCAATTGTGAGAAGTTTTAATGGAAGAGAAgtacaaagaaatcttcaaCATCATTGA